The DNA window GAGTGAGAATGACGGATGGACTGGGCTCGCCCGCAAATGGAAGGGTGCTTTCGTAACGTAGCGATCGTTGAGGTGGAGGGTAGGGGTATGGTCAATTCGAAGCGCGAGAGGGGCGGGGGGTGGAGCTCGATCCGCGACTACTAGCGCTCCGTGTCGATCGGAACCCGGGATGGCGGACCGGGCCGGGGGCGCGACCGGTGCGGGCTCTAATAGCGCGGTCGTACACTGGTTCGCTGGTTTTAGGTTCATGCCACGGGTCCGTCGTGGTGATTCATGATTGATCGAGAATCAACGGCCATCGAAAACGGAAGAAATGCcccctctctcatctctctctctataaataacAAGCGCAGAGCAAATGGTGAAAAAAttgatgattggtattcgagacttaagtttaaaatattaatgatatcatcttttgctaagtttatttctaaataaataaaacgaaatAGATAGCCGTgctttatctcaaaaaaaaaaaacaatcacaCCAGAATTGTAATTTCCTGTAtaaggaaagagaagaagaaagaaaactgAAAGGGGTGCcaaattctgaaaaaaaaaagacagaaaaGAAATAGTAAATCAATTTCTTTCATGATAAGGAATTGACCTTTTCAAATTGtttgtcaaaataaaaaaatcgaaTCCACGAGAGGTGCTGTGCAATGGATGCTGTCGTGGGGCGCattgaattcatatttgaaattttgaaatgtgcTTTTTGGGTTTAGAAAAAATGCAATACAACGACAAACATTTTCTTTCTCAAACGCAGGGCAAGTGTCAAAACGAAGACATTGTAGCAACAGCGCAACTTGAACAGCAAATCGATCCACGGCCACTGTTATGTTATTGGGAGCCAAAAATTTGGTAAAACTATATATGTTTCACAAACTCCAGTTATATTGAAAGGGCTGGGACGAAAAACAACAAACCTGATGatttttcttgattttgttttaaaaataaaaccatatagCATGGCctcaaaaactacaaaaaaCCACACCAGCACTTAGAAATGAAATCAAATTAGATACTACCAATAAAAAGAGATTGCGGCGCGCAGTAGAAAGGGGATATTTGGTTTTAAAGCAGCTTAAGAAGTCCATCACAACCAAAAACTTCAATGATACAACAATGAGTGCATATCCAAGCTATTAGCAGACCGAAGTCTTGGCGGCGAGATGGAGCAATGCCCGTCGGTGGTAAGTGGTGCGGAGCTTCTTGTACTTCTGTACAAACGTAGGTAAGTCGATCTCCTTCTCAAGAAGCTTCGCATGTAGTTGCTCAGACTCTTCGTCCACCTTAATCATGGCATCTGCAGAGGAATAAGACATCACATACGCGTTATCAGTGCATCTATAAACCGATTAACATTTCGTATGTGCATGTCTTTTCGTATAATATACTCGTATAAGTTTTTATATACGTACAAATTTATCTACAGTAAGTGACTATCTGCACTCATGCATATATAACAGGCCAGTATGCCTGTTCGTTCCTACTTATTTTGTTCTACTAAAGTCAGGCTCACATATTCTGGGCACAAATCACAAGACAAAAGCTTTGCCACTaagatactatatatataatttgtccGCCGATTCTTAAGCTTTTCAGGTGGAAGAGAATGGATAGGAACTATTATGATTAGAAGAACTGAGATAAATTTGTACAGTTAGGGATATCCTTACCATGCAACTTCCCAAGAAGTGCGGCGGGGGAGTATGACTTCAAAATCTCCTCCTTTTGCCTCTCCAATTCAGCCAGTTTCTCTTGAGCAGCGGCCAACTCAGTTGTTCGAATTATAGTGCACTGCATATATTAGCCAAGTATTGTTACGTAAAAGGTCATGGCATCCTTCCCCTACCAAAAAACTGTGTCACATATTATTGCACATGTTACAGGCGCAAGGCATAGCAATGCAGTTTGATGCCATTGTGAATTTCCATGACATTGGAAGCCGAAATGCTTGGTGTGTTGAGAAAAGGACAAGGGAAACTATACCTGGTTCCTGAGCTCCAATATACGGGGttctttttccaaattttctCCTGCAACAGTAATTTTATAACACTTGTGAAAACAGTTTAAGCAGAGGATATGTAGTTCAATTAAGAAAGTAGCTTACTGGCAAGTTGCAACGTCTCCTTACGAAGTTCATCACGTACCTAAAAAGGACATCAGGTAACATTCGATAAGAGAAAAGTATTTTCCAACATGACCAAAAAGCAGCTCTGCAGATTCAAcagagtgatatatatatagagagagagagatctatgCCTGAAATAACAATCTTCGAGTTAATTAACCAACCTCTATCTTTAAGAAGATACATTTGAAGAATGTCAGTATTGGCCTCAAGCTTTGAGTCAAGTAAAAAGTACTGCAGATTCTTCTGGGTTTCATTTCATTCACTTTGATATGAAGGTTGTCATTTCTAAGAATAAAAGCCAACATCCTATTTACTCAAAACATTTGAACACCGAAATTTGCTTCTCATCTGCTTTCTGACTAGCTTTGACAGTATAGGTTTCAAagtgttttgaaatttgaaatcacCAAATTTATAATGAAACCCAGAAGCCAACAGAAATACCCAGtacataaatacataaatcCATCTGACATTAACTTGGGGTCATCTTAACAATAAACAGGCTAATAGATAGCAGACTCAAAAATATTCTATCCATTGTTATCAGAGAGACTCATATATGTATAACGAGTAATGTTATCCACATAATTCATATTATTATAGTAAACAATTACTGAGAAGAAAAAGGGAGATACATCTTGAAGCATCTGTAGCTAAGAATACTATAATAACCAGTCTAATTGCAAGTATCATCAGCTTCAAGAAGCCAGTTAAATGTGGGAAATGGATTAAAGAAAACAGAGTTCCTGCGCAATTATCAGGCTATATCCTGCTTCAGTGATACTATAGAGGGCAATAAAATGTGACTCACAATAACTCAGGCAAACTATGAAAGTGTTCCCTGTAATTTGCTTGACTAGAGAAAGTAATCAAGTAAAAGCTTAAAATAGTGAGAAAATCATGAAGAATACAGAAACATGATAATAAGACATAGACGGTGAAGATAAGAAGTGTAGAGGAGAATGAATGCTTACATTGTTCTGAATTTTAACTTGGTCAAGTGAATTGAAGAAAGCATCATATGCCTCTTTGTCAGCTAAAATTTTTCGCAACTCATCAACACTGCAGATAAGCCACAATAGTAAGTGCAGCATTTCGAAGAACATAATGCCAGAGAAGAGAAAGATAAACAGTCAGTCATTCGAACCACATTACCTTTCAAATTATCAAAAAGTTGAGAAAAGGTATAACTAAAGCATTATCCTATTTTAGCAAATTGAATTCTAATGTTAACTAATCACCATTCCTCATATACACACATAGATGTCTCACATAGGCATTGAAAGTACAAAAGAAAGTGTTGCAGATGATCAAATCCCcaataagaagaaaattatCATCTATAGAAAATTCAAATTACCACACTGTTGCTACTGAGCTATCATTAGTAATAAAAAGAATCACATGAAAAGGATATTACTTAATTATGCACCTAGCAGACACACAATAGAAGAATATTAAACATGTTGGTGGCCAAAAGAATATGAGCTGGGGCATCACTTATTTACCTTTTATCCTTCAAGCGAGCAATAATTCCTGCTGCCTCAGCTGGTGACGGTTGTCCATGAGCAGTAGGACCATCTGGAGTTCTTGACTCCCACCAACACTGGAAGAACTACTTGCTGTAGAAGGGCGTGAAGATGAGCTAAGCACGGAGGGAGGATACCATGATTGAGTAGGGATCTCTGGGAAATTCGATGGAGCTTGTTGCTGCTGGGCCCCACTGCAACCAAGAATTCatatttcatttcaaaatttctaaaCCTGCTtagtatttaaatatatgtttccGTAAAACCCCTCTCAGCATAGTCACAAGgcattagaaataaatttagaaggGGTGAAAAATCCAGAATTTGACGTTGAGTGAGCTAAAAGAAATTCAGAAGTTCAGTTGGTTACGTGAAAATATGAAGTACAAAAGCACGTGCAGCACATAACATTTGAGGTAATACAACAATCATTTAATTGATCGCTTGTTCCTTTTATTTTCAGTAACAGgtgaaaaattaaaagcaaCAGAGTGAATAAGAAACAAGGAACTCATATTACATTAGAAGATGCCTGAAGCTAATGATAAGCTTAATGTTTTACCCCTTATTGAACTAACAGCTCGCACATACTAGTAAACATGATGTAATAAAACAAATAGACAGAAGTACTTGGGGATCTCTGTTCACTAATGTTCAACTCACCCAAAAATAGGAAGTTTCCAACTCATCGCGCAACTTCTGATAACtgcaaagaacaaaataaaaccaTGTTAGTCATCatttgaaagaagaaaaatcaattaagaGTGAAACAggtttctaaaattaaatttgaatcaacATATAATTGGAGCTGCcacaaaattttgttttctctgCTTATTAAACAACAAGAAGTACAGTGAATTGAAACTATTAAGCTAAAAAACAATACGAACTCAATAATTCTAAGCTCtccaattgaaaaataaattagaaatagcAGGTAACGAAAAGAAATAACTCTAAATGCCAAACCTACTGCTTATCATGAATATATTGCTTACTAGATTATCAAAACAGAGCGAAATtctgaaagaaaaattattCCCGATATTAAACGAACACCGATCCTCATTATTCAAAACTATATCGATGACGAAAAtgtctcaaattcaaattgcGGTGACCACACACTAATTATTACACCCCCTGCTCTATTTTGATGCTATCTACGCCCCTCAATATTACAACACAGCGAACTATATAAACACAGTAAATCCCTTCAACTAGGGTTTCGAATTATTGCTCCGATCGCCTAGTAATAACAAATACGCATCAAAACAAggggaaaaaatagaaaaaaaaaatttccgaaAGCAAAATCAAAGAGGAGTAGGTCGAAGAGGATTAGGGTTTCGTAACGCACCTCTTTCGTGGGATCGGAGGATCGCGGAGCGTGTGGAATCGATCGGGAAAGGGATGAGATGAAGAGAAGGGGTAAAATTTCCTTCCGCTCGCTCCCTTCGtgggtttttaattttttttttcctatgaaATTTCGTTGTGCCTGATtcgattttatatatttcacgAACAACAACGCGTATACTCAACCGCGGACTCTGTGTTCGGATATCGGGTTGGGCCGAGCTATAATGGGCCGGGCCGAACCGTGTTAGGCCCATCTAATCTGAAATTACGGAGAGTTTATAACTTGGGATCTTGGCGAATCCGCTCCAACCGTGGTTGTAGGAAACAATACATCGTGGGTCGTACGTGGCATTAACTGCGTATGTTGTTTGTAAGCATTAAAAGGTACCAAATAGGAAGGAGTCACGTGGACATGTCGCACAACGGCCCTTGTACACAATAAGTATCCGCATTCCGCTGTCGCCCCCCGCCACTTCGATAAGGTTGCTGCACCATTTAAAGCGGGCCTTTCTCGGAATATCAAAAAACTTGTTGCCTGGACCCGGTGTAGTAGACCGATTGGATTAATGCGCCTTTATTATCTGGACTACCATTTCTACATAATACATAGGATTGGTGCATAATACAATTTTATGTGCTATTGGTACGTTAATAAGTAAAGATTTTTTTGGAAGCTAAACAAGTGTTTAGTCCCGTATTTGCTTCTAAATTCAATTACAATTaccttcaaaaaaattattatatatatatatagagagagagagagagagtaggattattatactcttatgagtatagagctttccatatttataagttgttttctataatagaacttccgaatcaatgatctatatcgttaaatatgatctacagtatttaaaacttcaaaaaaaataaattcgtaattttttaaaatcataatagaGTCCATTaaatgggtataaaatgaacagtcaaaatcgaataacgtcctaaaaatagataatcgaattctttaatttaaaatcggagttattgatttttatctagatagtgaacaaatttttttattaaaaactcAACCGATTTCGAATCTTTTATATCATTAAACTAACAAATATCCTATAccagctgttaaaaattgtcaattttaaaattttttgatcgtaaggtaaatggtttcaaaaaattgtaaaattttttttctagaacttttaaatactctaaaaaatatttaacggtatgaattatcgattcgaaagttttattatcgaaaacgacttatgagtacgaaaacgatcgtactcataaaagtatagtaactaAACTACACACACAAGAGAAAATCAAAATGTAATTAGTTATTTGAAAAGCATAACCACTAATACagttcttttacttttttctacAAGGAGGAACTagagaaaattgaaatataattaGTTATTTGAAAAGCGTAACCACTACTATagttcttttactttttctacGAGCAGAAACTATAagccacaatttttttttagaaaattaaatagtgtaattcCACCACAGCAGGATGAGCAAAATTGCTTTTGTTTCTTTACCTCAACCATTTAGGTTCACGGACGACGTGGTAGATCTGGTCCATCCAACTACTCTAGAAGGACCAAAAAGTAAGgtatactatatactatactattCATTATTGTATAGAAAGAACGAGGGGTGACTGGTGAGGAGTGGATAAAAAAGTGGAGGGATTTTTATTAAGCCGAGTTACTtgtcaattatttttattattattatttttaagttatttattttgttttcgaggttatattattttactgtattattttactgtttatacacacacacacacgaggGCTAGTTATTTTAATTAGTGTACATAAAACAGGCAGTAGCTGGAGCTTATGCGTGGCGCATACATTTTGCCATAAAAAGTGCTCCCTTTTTCTCCCTTTACTCTCCCCGCTTCCCTCCTCCCTTCTTTAATTTCTCTCTTCCCCCTAAATAGAAGCCCAATTcgacgaggagagagagagataaaaaaacaaaataaatagcaCATTTCTCCTCCCCAACTCAAACCCCATCATCCATCTCCTACTGCATAATTGTGAGTGCATTCCCATTCCTCCCTCGATCCCCTCCTCactttcaccaaaaaaaaaaaaaaaaactccttagGGTTCGCGCTCTCATAGCCCACGCCCAATTTGGAAACCTAGAGAGATTCTCTCACATGCACACGTGATTTTTGCTAATATATTTgttctcattattattattattattattattattattttgttgtggggggggggggtttgTGGGGATCGGATCAGCAATGGCGAGGGAGAAGATACAGATTCGGAAGATCGACAACGCGACGGCGAGGCAGGTGACGTTCTTGAAGCGGCGGCGGGGGCTCTTCAAGAAGGCGGAGGAGCTCGCCGTCCTCTGCGACGCCGACGTCGCGCTCATCGTCTTCTCCTCCACCGGCAAGCATTTCCAGTTCGCCAGCTCCAGGTACCATTTACGTACCTATCACTGTACacagcttcttcttcttcttcttcttcttcttcttcttctcatagCCATTTGCTTCTAGGGCTGTTTTAATTTTCCTTAATTTCCTTACAATTGCTTGAGTTCAGGTTTTAGATGATTCGTCCTcatcctcgtcctcgtcctcgtcctcgtcttcTACTTCTTTTGCTTGTTAAGGTTTGGTATAAAAGAAGAGCGATAGTTGGTTAGAGTCATGCATTCATCACTAAAAAGTAGGCTAGCTTAATCTGAGGTCGGAGTCGGGGTTCGTTTTGATTTTTGGGGTTTCGCATCTTTTGGGAGTAGATACTTCCACCTACATTGATCGATGTTTCGATTTCATAGGCTTAACCTTTGCGTGAAGTGGAAGATGAGAGATCTTCTTTGGAATGGTAGAGGAGGAACGCATATTAATTAAGATAGGGGTTTGTGAACTTGGTTTGGTTATTTGACATTGATTCCGAGTCTAATGTGCTTGTTTTGGAAATTTGAGTATTTGGGTGCGTAGTGCTCGTACTTAAATGGAACCCAACAATTCTTCTGGGTGTGCAGTGTTTTGCTGGTAAAAATTAAGCCTTT is part of the Ananas comosus cultivar F153 unplaced genomic scaffold, ASM154086v1, whole genome shotgun sequence genome and encodes:
- the LOC109704022 gene encoding LOW QUALITY PROTEIN: vacuolar protein-sorting-associated protein 37 homolog 1-like (The sequence of the model RefSeq protein was modified relative to this genomic sequence to represent the inferred CDS: deleted 2 bases in 1 codon) produces the protein MSWKLPIFGGAQQQQAPSNFPEIPTQSWYPPSVLSSSSRPSTASSSSSVGGSQELQMVTAHGQPSPAEAAGIIARLKDKSVDELRKILADKEAYDAFFNSLDQVKIQNNVRDELRKETLQLARENLEKEPRILELRNQCTIIRTTELAAAQEKLAELERQKEEILKSYSPAALLGKLHDAMIKVDEESEQLHAKLLEKEIDLPTFVQKYKKLRTTYHRRALLHLAAKTSVC